The Trichoplusia ni isolate ovarian cell line Hi5 chromosome 25, tn1, whole genome shotgun sequence genome includes a region encoding these proteins:
- the LOC113505251 gene encoding uncharacterized protein LOC113505251: protein MSEKLVANELLAFLQQKLDVMDEVSAIQICSSNFSEDDIAASKLLVFKLLNKSDQMVSRRRDGTKKSLQDVITLLKETDPDDVPTFVAKDLNKLPPVTFDHVDVTCLLKDIVSLKASLADMHKKLEASQKDVTDLRKEVVELRTSVNKTGSPARVSNVNTRRGACLLDTSATSFASAVLSSSSPTAESAKGADRMPQPPAPAIMPHPRSATQTARPNKQLVSVCASAVPLHNLVPQPRNRADEDGFVTVLKRKHRKRTNQNCCGKAPVEPQTRVRAAQPNTPVYISRLHYSIRAEDIADYVRQKVRYAPRVQLLESRRNVNFKAFVVRVPNCFLHLVMDDNFWPQGVVFRRFRGQIPTERTNT from the coding sequence ATGAGCGAAAAATTAGTAGCAAATGAGCTACTAGCGTTTCTACAACAGAAGCTGGATGTCATGGACGAGGTGTCTGCTATCCAGATCTGTTCATCGAATTTCAGCGAGGATGACATCGCTGCGTCTAAGCTGCTTGTGTTCAAGTTGCTGAACAAGAGCGACCAGATGGTGTCCCGTAGGCGTGACGGGACAAAGAAGAGTCTGCAAGATGTAATCACGCTGCTGAAGGAAACCGATCCCGACGATGTGCCGACGTTTGTGGCAAAGGACTTAAACAAGTTACCTCCTGTCACCTTCGACCACGTCGACGTAACGTGCCTTTTGAAGGACATCGTCTCCCTAAAGGCAAGTCTTGCAGATATGCACAAGAAGCTGGAGGCATCCCAGAAAGATGTCACAGATTTGCGCAAGGAAGTCGTTGAATTGCGCACTTCTGTGAATAAAACTGGGTCACCGGCGCGTGTAAGCAACGTAAACACGCGTCGAGGTGCATGCCTACTCGACACATCGGCTACGAGCTTCGCGTCAGCAGTTTTATCTTCGTCGTCGCCGACAGCCGAGTCAGCAAAGGGCGCTGACCGCATGCCCCAGCCCCCGGCCCCCGCAATCATGCCTCATCCACGTAGCGCCACGCAAACTGCACGACCAAATAAACAGCTGGTCAGCGTTTGCGCCTCCGCTGTTCCCCTACACAATCTGGTCCCACAACCGAGGAACCGGGCGGACGAAGACGGTTTCGTAACGGTGCTGAAAAGGAAGCACCGGAAACGAACTAATCAGAACTGCTGCGGCAAGGCTCCTGTTGAGCCCCAAACAAGGGTGAGAGCTGCGCAGCCGAATACTCCGGTGTACATATCTCGCCTACACTACAGCATCCGGGCGGAGGACATCGCCGACTACGTGCGCCAAAAGGTGCGGTACGCGCCGAGAGTGCAGCTGCTGGAGTCGCGCCGGAACGTCAATTTCAAGGCGTTCGTGGTGCGCGTCCCTAACTGCTTCCTGCACCTCGTCATGGACGATAACTTTTGGCCGCAAGGAGTGGTTTTCCGTCGCTTCCGCGGACAAATCCCGACCGAACGCACAAACACCTAG